The segment CGAGGCCACCCGGCGCCCCCCAGCCAGCTGGCCAAAGCCAGGAAACCATTCTGCAAGGCAGAGAAGGCCAGcggagcagcccaagccctcGTGGGCCTGCCGAGCTGGCTTTTGCCGCCCCCCTCTGTCGGCAGGGCCGGCAGCCGGCTCCTGGGGCACGGCATCTGCCCCGCGCCAAAGGGCAGCCGGCCGAAGGccgcagcccagcagggagtggggatgtgcagtgcctggcactgggagcagggccCGGGCCGTGGGCTCACCGGCAAACCACGTGTAGGCCCGCTCCTGGAGGAAGGTGCCGCAACCGAAGTCGATGAGCTTCAGGTCGCCGCTCTCCGGGTCCACGAGGAGGTTCTCCGGCTTGATGTCCCGGTGCAGGACGCCGCAGgcggtgcagtgccgcacggcctccagcacctggcagaAAAGCCAGCGCGCCATCTCCTCGCACAGGAACTCCTGCTCCATCAggaactgcaggagatcctgcGATGCCTCCGGACGCTCCATCACCAGCACGAAGCTGTCAGGCAGCTCAAACCAGTCGAGGAGCTGGATGATGTTGCggcagccagagcccacctTCTCCATGAGCACGATCTCCATGGGCACGCGGGTGCCGTTGGGCTGTGAGGAGGAGAAAATCAGTGCCTCCCTTCAGCAGGCCtgatgctgccctggggctgcgctgcgccctgcccgggatgccccagtgcccccttgcGCAGCCTCCCTGGTGCTTGGGCTTCCTCCcgcccaggggatgctcgggggTGCCCCCTGCCCCCCGGCCCCACCACCGGTGTTCGGCACGCCCAGGCCCGCGATGCCGCGGCTCGCAGGCTGAGCCCAGGGCCCCCACCATCCCCCGCCTCCCACTCCCACTCGGCGCCTCGGGATTCTCCCCGCCCGTCCCGCTCTGTCCCGCTGGcctcgctcactcaccagctcgtcCCACTGCAGGACGCTCTCCCGGGCCACGcgtttgatggccacctgcgaGCCATCGAGAAGAGGAGGGCTGAGCTCGAGCCCTGCCCCTCCCCACCGCTGCCCCTCCTCCCACGCCCGGCCGTTGCGGCCACTCACCGGGCTCCCGTCGGAGAGGCGGATGCCCGAGAAAACGGTGCCGAAGCCACCGCTCCCCAGCTGCGGGCCCAGCTGGtacagctcctgcagcttctTCTTTTGCCCTGCGGCCGAGAGCGAGCCATCAACCTTGCGCCCAGGAAGCCCCCAAGTGCCCGTGAGTGGAGCGGGCCGGGCCATCGCGGGCCGCATTGctctcacctgcttcctgctgcgcGCCGGGCAGCGGCCACCGCCTTGCAGCCGACGGGCCGGCGAgcggcagagctgggccagccGAGCGCGCACGggcggctgcaggagcccccgcgcagcggggcagggcggcACCGTCGCTGTCCCCGGCGTCGTGGGCTGGACTCTGCTCTTGATGAGCGCCGGGGCTACAGCCCGAGGCTTGGCACAGGGGCGTCCCGGGAGCAGCTGCAAGCCAAGGAGGGCTTTTTGAAGCCGTGCCATCAGAGGCACTGGAAACAGCCAGCGACTAGGCTGCTCTCAGGGGCCCCGGCCTGGCCTGGCCGCGCCCCTCAAGAGCCCCGCGGGAGCCACGGACAGCTCCTCAGGAGATCTCACCTGCAATTAGAAAGCCCTTCGAGGCAGTCGAGGGCTGCCGTGGGACAGCTTCCTGGAGGTGGAGGAGCCTCCTTGGTGTCTGGAGGCTCGTCTGCACCACCAGGCTCGGGCTGTCGCCAGCCGGCACAAGGGGCACAGcgccctggcagctgtgggatggACACTGCTGGCTCCAGGACGCTTGCTGCTCCGCCACCTTCTCCTCAGAAGGCTCccctggatggggctgggctccCATTTGGACTTCTGGGCTTTCCCCGTCCACGTCGATGGTCAGGGCTACGCCGGTGTTGTTGGCGTCCACGAGTCCAAGGGAGCTGTGAGACCTGTCCCCGGTCTCCGCACCTTCTGCGGGCTGACAGGTCTCACTGGGCCTCTGCGAGGGATGGAGGCTGTCAGAGATAGCAGAGGCTCCTGGCAGCATGCAGGGTCTCTGACAGCCTGAGGTTCCCTTATGGATGGCGGCTCTCCCCTGCTGTGCCATCCTTGCAGGCCTTGAGGCTctcccagggatggagaatcttgctgggagcagcctcaaGAAGGGACGGAGGCTCCTGGAGGAGATGAacgagccacagcagggcaggtggcctcGCTTCACCAGCTCCTCCAGTTCTTTCCACAACGCCTGCCACATCCCAGAGTAGAGCGGCGCGCGTGTCCCACTGcgatcccagagcagcagcatcagttcctgcagctcctgggccaCTGCCACGCaggggccgcagctgcaggGCCTGCCCAGGGGGCTCGCGGGAGCACGTGGCCGCTTGCGGAGAGTGGCCCGAGGCCTGGGGGACCTGGGAGCCACAGGGGCTCCTCGGTTCCAACGTAAGCCTCTGGGCCGGAACCCGGGGCGCTTCCTCCTCTTTGCTGTCCGTGTCTGCCGGCTCCGTGGTTGCCGGTGGCCAGCGGCCCACCAGACAGCCACAgcggccagcagcaggaccagcGCAGTCAGCAGGACGCCACCGTCACTCATGGCTTCGGCACGTCCCATCGCGACCGCACTGGCAGCTGCGGGCGCTGGCCCGTCTTCAATAGCCACAGTGCGCTGATGTCACAGTGCTgcggccagcacagccctggggcatcacagccctgcctcacGCCAGCCCTCAGCCCCTTTGTGCCGTCACAGCCCAGCCCGCCTCAGGGATCAGCCGAACCGGCTCATGGCTGAAGGCGGACATGGCCGCAGAAAACCTGGTGGGAGTAAGAACGGGAGCTCAGCCCGTTGCAAGGAATCGTTCCCTGGAGCGAGTGGCGCACCAG is part of the Passer domesticus isolate bPasDom1 chromosome 6, bPasDom1.hap1, whole genome shotgun sequence genome and harbors:
- the LOC135302346 gene encoding serine/threonine-protein kinase pim-3-like, producing the protein MEIVLMEKVGSGCRNIIQLLDWFELPDSFVLVMERPEASQDLLQFLMEQEFLCEEMARWLFCQVLEAVRHCTACGVLHRDIKPENLLVDPESGDLKLIDFGCGTFLQERAYTWFAGEPTARALLPVPGTAHPHSLLGCGLRPAALWRGADAVPQEPAAGPADRGGRQKPARQAHEGLGCSAGLLCLAEWFPGFGQLAGGRRVASGDSRTHEYSPPEWICLGCYHGHAATTWSLGVLLYVMVCGRLPFRDDRDIVLGQLFFWQQVSPAPRNVDLPPRAGRSRWLVPDGVSVARAAEGGGRVPPCRSPARGRGECQHLIRWCLAKQPADRPELEEILRHPWVRGRRF